A genomic stretch from Lathyrus oleraceus cultivar Zhongwan6 chromosome 2, CAAS_Psat_ZW6_1.0, whole genome shotgun sequence includes:
- the LOC127118747 gene encoding uncharacterized protein LOC127118747 — MSNCGSTSMHVKMKSEMELQIGVKLTEPNFCREQVSSCRRCCWIWKAFVHHFGLYSLWFVACVAVVHVTCASILHTAAFLFDTPLMHFVLQLDASPFVFPLLFSTMYLGRRLCMCFVLQLDASPFVFPLFSLWPAFKWVMEWIWINWIIWIRVIMDKQMKNWVIGLF; from the exons ATGTCCAATTGTGGTTCGACCTCTATGCACGTGAAAATGAAATCGGAAATGGAATTGCAAATTGGAGTAAAACTCACCGAACCAAATTTCTGTCGCGAACAG GTTTCGTCTTGCCGGCGTTGCTGTTGGATTTGGAAGGCCTTTGTACATCATTTTGGCTTATACAGCTTGTGGTTTGTAGCTTGTGTAGCCGTTGTTCACGTCACTTGCGCTTCAATTCTTCATACTGCTGCGTTCTTATTTGATACACCGTTGATGCATTTCGTTTTGCAGTTGGATGCGTCGCCTTTTGTGTTTCCGCTTCTGTTTTCAACTATGTATCTTGGACGTCGTTTATGCATGTGTTTCGTTTTGCAGTTGGATGCGTCGCCTTTTGTGTTTCCGCTTTTTTCCTTATGGCCTGCATTTAAATGGGTTATGGAATGGATATGGATTAATTGGATAATATGGATAAGGGTTATAATGGATAAACAAATGAAGAATTGGGTAATTGGCCTTTTTTAA